One genomic window of Branchiostoma lanceolatum isolate klBraLanc5 chromosome 5, klBraLanc5.hap2, whole genome shotgun sequence includes the following:
- the LOC136435936 gene encoding alpha-N-acetylgalactosamine-specific lectin-like — translation MPRDADTNTFLISLFKSVNDSAPFWFGLHDENDKGTFKWVDGTALGKYNPWATGQPNNYRGWEDCVHYSTSQLNATHWHHNIVQKAEKWYDSACSSPTPFLCQVILTAGY, via the coding sequence atgccccgagacgccgaCACCAACACCTTCCTGATCTCCCTATTCAAGTCCGTCAACGACAGCGCCCCCTTCTGGTTTGGGCTGCACGATGAGAACGATAAAGGAACGTTTAAGTGGGTGGATGGTACCGCTCTTGGCAAGTACAACCCCTGGGCTACTGGGCAGCCTAACAACTATCGTGGGTGGGAGGACTGCGTTCATTACAGTACCTCTCAACTGAACGCTACTCACTGGCACCACAATATCGTACAGAAGGCGGAGAAATGGTACGACTCTGCGTGCTCTAGTCCCACCCCATTCCTGTGTCAAGTCATTCTAACAGCGGGCTACTGA